The genome window ttttctcataaatacctaagtctaaaattatttttacgaaaatattatatctttttttaaatattttgcaaaaataccaaactttgtaaatatttacaaaaatacggtATGCAACCCGTTGCAACCACATGCAACCTTACTtgcaaccatatttgcaacCCCTGCGGGGTCAATTAACTGAAATTGCATCTGGTTGCGTTTAGTTGCagaccgtatttttgcaaatattttcttaaaagttagtatatttgcaatttttttaaaaatataagaaaatcgCAAAAATTATAACAAAGCTTCAAGATTTTTAACAGGTGAGCTTCCACTAAAAATTTGCAAAGTCACTTCCCTTTCGCGTCTCATTATGTCAGATATTGGTCAAGTGGTGCACTTCCACAGTGTTTGGGGAACCTTTCTTTGCTTGGTTTCAATAATCTTGCTAATAATCAATTTCAAGGACCAATACCAACGACTGTCCAAGACTTGTCAGTGCATATCTAAACATCCATAACAATCACTTTGAAGGTTTGTTGCTCCAATCTTTGGCAAACTATAAACACTTACAAAATCTTGATATTGGAAACAACAAAATAGGTGGTACATTTCCGTCATGGCTATTTACTGTTGGAGAGCTAGATGTCCTAGTTAGGACGGTATTTCGACTAGAGCAAGCCGAGTTTTGAGCGGAGCCCAATTCGAGCCaagtttaatcgagtcgagccgagtcaGTTCGTTTGgctaatcgagcctaaaactctgtccgaactcgactcgtttaatttcacgagttgAGTCAAGCCAGctcatttagctaaacgagTTGGTTTTAACGAGTTAAACGAGtgagctcgtataattttaacttaatcGAGCCTGGATCTCTATCCGAACTATTGGCTCGTGTAATTTCGCGAGTCgaatcgagccggctcgttttaTTAAACAAACCGAAATTTTTGCCCAAATTTTGCTCGTTTAACAAGCCGATCTGAACCTAGTTAAATGAGTTCGAGCTAGTCGAGCTCGCAGCTTGCGAGCTCGCCGGACAGCTCTAGTACTAGTCTTGCGATCAAATAGGTTTCACGGTATAGAAAGTGGAAGGAACACAAGGCATCTGTACTTTCTTGTACTGTATGCCACTTTGACAGtaaaatttatactccctccgtccgaatgaattgtatacagtttactttttgggacgtcccatcaattgtatacattcctaaagtagtaaacttttataatataaaacatcattaaaccaactactttcttcccctatctccattctataataatataaacactattacacccactactttcctccactatctcaaatttattattaaatataaatgggtcccaccactatactcacttttcatccaactttactcatttctaataaaatttcttggtctccgtgtcccagccatttgtatacaaatgactgggacggagggagtatcaacaAACTGCACGATTAAATCCTCGTACAATTGACAGGTGAACTCCTGCATATGTTCTGAACTATTACGTACTATATTATGCAAGCTGTTTGCAACTttcatcaaaattttcaaacatttcttaatatgttttttcaaaaaattctcgGGCCCTCTTAAGGCCTATTATTATTGCAACTCTCACGTTATGGACCACTATGTATTTTACAAGCACGACGAATCATGTGGTCATTATGGACTCCCCAAGCCTTCGAGGACTCACTCCAGGTCTTAGGAGGACCACTGCCTAGCTCACCCTTTCGGAGTGATGTAAATTATTTTCTAGACACTAAAAATAAGTATTCAGATTAATCATTACAAAATTAAGGATATAAAATCAGAATAAATCCTAAACTTTGAtgatacaaaaaaattataattgtaaattatacaatcaaattaaaatcgaattaactTCCCTCACACTTAAAATTTATAGCGATCAAATCAAAATCGAATTAACTTTCCtattactaaaatataattacaatattattagataaagagaatatataataatcaagagaaaatagatttttttttgccactcaacttatcgTGTTTtaagaaacttaccacccaactaaattttttttccttttgctcactaatgttaggtttggatttgtttttagccaccaactaaggttcggatttgattaccagcattatgataattttttttgtcactaaacttattgcgtctttagaaactaaccactcaactaaatttttttttattttactcactaatgttaggttcagtttttttttgtcactgaagttaggttcggatttgattattagcattacattaatTCTGTGtagcatttttaaaatatggtaGTACTCTGTGATATTtagatgatttgatatatgtctgtatttttatatatagtatattttatGTCTCCAAGATCATTTACCTTGGGTcataagaattttacacgcattatatgacttttaaaagatgtagtgtcataaataattttatttttttttccgaaTTAAAATTCAGCATTTGAATTTTACACACACAAAAATCGCAAgaataagttatgaaattatgctttataagagtcttaaaatacgtgctaaACGGTAGAAAAAACGGTGAAATAATGAGAGGTACATaggagtaataataacataaaatgatgcaCAAGTTAGTATATTGGACTAATATTCACGCATTTATATACGAGAATATATGGTCCACAAGTTAGTGCACAATGTCCAAGAATCTTTATCAAAGTAACACGGCAAGCATGCAGCATATAAATAAGAGTGGGCAGTATGGTATTGCATTCATAACCCACTTGAGGAGAAATATGGCACACTTCCTAAAGCCTTCTCACCTTCTTCTCTTTGTTTTCTCTCTCTCGTTACTTCAATCCATTCTACCAACAAGACCAGAGGGAGAAGCTCTTGTGAAATGGAAGAATAGCCTAGCCccttcttcttttctcgatTCTTGGTCACTCACCAATCTCGATGATCTTTGTAACTGGACTGGCATTACTTGTAACTCTGCAGGTTCAGTCTCTGAGATTAACCTTTATGAGAAACAACTTGATGGAATGCTGTCCGAGTTTGGCTTCACTTCATTTCCGAATCTCAACAATCTCACCCTCGCATACAACTTCTTCTCGGGTCCAATTCCACCAGCCATTGAGAATTTAACACAGCTTCAATATCTTGATTTAAGCATCAATAGTCTCGATGGTCCCATTCCGTTCCAGGTTAGCCATCTTCAGAGGTTGCTCGTCTTAAACCTGTCACAGAATGCATTGCAAGCTCCAAATTGGTCCAAATTCTCCCCCATGCCCTTTTTGTGCATCCTCAACCTCAGTAGCAATCCTCTTGCGTCGACATTCCCAAATTTCATATCCAATTCTCATGGCCTGACTCACCTCAGCCTTGATCAAAACGAGTTTACAGGTGATTTAGCGCGTGAATCAATATTTGCCAATCTGCATAATCTTGAAGTCCTCAGTCTTGTTGGCAATTCTTTTGAGGGGGCCATTTCCGCCAAATATATTCAAGCTTTCCAAATTAAAACATCTTAGCCTGTCAGATAACAAACTTTCAGGTTCAATTCCCAATGACATAAGGTTGCTTTGTGATCTTGAATACCTATATTTAGGCAACAATTCCTTTGAAGGACCGCTTCCACCAAATATATTCaagctttcaaaattaaaacatcttATTCTTTGGGGTAATAAGTTTTCAGGTTCTGTTTCCAACGATATAGGTTTGCTTTCTGAGCTTGAAAGCCTCTATCttgactccaatttttttgaggGGCCGCTTCCGCCAAATTTATTCAAGCTCTCcaaactaaagattcttttCCTTTATGAGAATAACTTTTCAGGTTTTATTTCTAAGGATATAGGTTTGCTTTTTGAACTTGAAACCCTCTATCTTGactctaatttttttgaggGGCCGCTTCCCCCACATGTATTTAGGCTCTCCAAATTAAGAGATCTGGGTCTCTCAGACAATAGAAATTTATTTGAAGGAAGTATTCCTATTGGACTGGGACTCTTGACTAACCTCAGATACTTGCGTCTATCTTCCAATAATCTCGGTGGCTATATTCCATCTGACATTGGAAACCTGAAGCAACTAGAACTTCTTGATCTCGGTTCTAATCAATTGACTGGACCGCTTTCAAAGATCGTTTCTAATCTCACAAATCTTATATATCTTGATGTGAGTTATAATAGTCTTAGTGGAAATATTCAGAGTGACTGGTGGAAAAACTCTGTATCCTTACgttacattgattttgaaaataattatttgtctgGGAACATTCCTAAGGAATATAACGATCATCCAACTTTGGAATACATCAATTTAGGTGGGAACCATTTTACAGGTATATTTTCTCTATATATCTTTTCCTTTTGTCATATGTAAATAAGCTAGTAATCTGGTTATTGTAGTTTTACCAAAGTTTCAACAATCTTGACAGGTGAGCTTCCAACAACAATTTGCAATGCCACTTCCCTTTCGGTTCTTGTTTTGTCAAATAATGGATTAAGTGGTGCACTTCCAAAATGTTTCGGGAATCTTGCTGATGGATTGCTTTACATTAATCTTGCTAATAATCAGTTTCGAGGAACAATACCAACTACTTTCTCCAGGAGTTGTCGGTTGACATATCTAAACATGGATAATAATGAGTTTGAAGGATTGTTGCCCCCATCTTTGGCGAACTGTAAGCACTTGAAAATTCTTGATATAGGCAATAATAAAATAGGTGGTACATTTCCGTCATGGCTTTATGCACTTGGAGAGCTAGAAGTTCTTGTCTTGCGATCAAATAAACTCTATGGTACGATAAGTGGAAGGAGCATAGAAGATCCCTTCCCAAAGTTGCGGATTGTGGATCTGTCCCACAATCAATTGACAGGCTATTTGCCAATTCAATACTTTAAGAATATGAAATCAACTGATGATTTGTATAGTTTCCGGAATTCCACAGGAACCGCATCTATCTCTTATGAAGCATCGGTCTCATTAACCGTGAAGGGAACAGAGTATGAAGTAGCAAATAACCTTCATATTTACACAGCCATTGATCTATCGTGCAACAAATTTCAGGGACAAATTCCAAAGGTTACTGGAGAGCTTAAATGGCTGGCATTGCTCAACTTATCTCATAATAGTCTAACAGGACCTATCCCGTCATTGCTGAGAAATATGAAAGAACTCCAGTCTTTAGATTTGTCTTCAAATCAACTAACAGGGGCTATTCCACCTCAGTTAACTGCACTGACATTTCTAGAGGTCTTGAACTTCTCGGGAAACCATCTTAGTGGAGAGATTCCTCAGAAAGGACAGTTCAGCACATTCAACAATGATTCCTATCTAGGAAACTCTGCGTTATGTGGATCACCTTTGACGAAGAAATGTGTAAACACTGTATCACCTCCTCAGGAAGTCGAAAatggtgatgaagatgatgctGGTGATGAATTGACATGGGAAGCAATCGTGATGGGATATGGATGTGGACTGATATGTGGATTGTCATCTGCGTACATTGTTCTCAAACTAGGAAGGCCTTGGTGGTTTGTGAGATATGTCGAAGTACTGCAACTGAAGTTGATGAAAAGATATGCATGAAGAAAGGTACTGGTAGATCAAGATGAACTTGAAAGTTGTTGTCCTGGTAGACATTTCTGAACCAGTAGTATACTAGCTGTGTAAGTATTTGGTATTATGTAATAATCCGTTTGGTCGGGACTCAAAATGATTTCTCTTGCTTCAGGGGTATTAATATTAACCTTGCTATCTTGATCAATGTTAatgcaaattaaaaagaatataaaagcAAAAAATTTGCATCAAACACCTGTTGTACCACAGGCTTCCGACTCAATATTTGTTAGCCTCCCGTGCCCTGTGTGAAACCATAAGCTTCTCTGGTGAATATCCAAATCATTCAGCTGGTTCTACTTTCAGCTCACCGCAGGAACATCATTCTGCAGGTACTCTCTTATCTGTACTTTCTTATATTGTATGCCAGAAAATTTAATATCGACAAACTGCACAATACACCTCGATCTCATATTATTGACAGGTGAGCTCCTCTCATAATGCTCACAGGCGAACTCCTGCATATACTTTGTGATGTCATTGATGATCGATAgacttgaaaaaaaattatgacaaaGATTCATAAAATATCTACTTCCATCCTAATTCAGTATTCAATATTATTCATTCCGTATCATCATCCAATCAATTCTAATAGTTCTTCTTTAAATCAGGACAAATATTGTTAAATACATGGATGATGGTTGTCTTTCCGCGAACCAATCATGAAATTACCTCTGTTTAAATCCGtcgaaaataagaaaattaatatcccaatcgaatacaccccgtgAGTTGTCAAACTCCTCGAAACATATTAATCACTTTAGAAAATTTCAACAATCTTGACAGGTGAGCTTCCAACAACAATTTGCAATGTCACCTCCCTTTCGGTTCTTGTTttgtcaaataataaattaagtgGTGCACTTCCAAACTGTTTCGGGAATCTTGCTGATGGATTGCTTTACATTAATCTTGCTAATAATCAGTTTCAAGGAACAATACCAACTACTTTCTCCAGGAGTTGTCCGTTGACATATCTAAACATGGATAATAATGAGTTTGAAGGATTGATGCCCCCATCTTTGGCGAACTGTAAGCACTTGAAAATTCTTGATATAGGCAATAATAAAATAGGTGGTACATTTCCGTCATGGATTTATGCACTTGGAGAGCTAGAAGTTCTTGTCTTGCGATCAAATAAACTCTATGGTACAATAAGTGGAAGGAGCATAGAAGATCCCTTCCCCAAGTTGCGGATTGTGGATCTGTCCAACAATCAATTCACAGGCCATTTGCCAATTCAATACTTTAAGAATATGAAATCAAATGATAATTTGTATCGTTATCTGAATTCCACAGGAGAAATATATATCTCTTATGAAGCAGCAGTCTCATTAACTGCGAAGGGAACAGAGTATGAAGTAGCAAATAACCTTCATATTTACACAGCCATTGATCTGTCGTGCAACAAATTTCAGGGAGAAATTCCAAAGGTTACCGGAGAGCTTAGATAGCTTGCATTGCTCAATTTATCGCATAATAGTCTAACGGGACCTATCCCATCATTGCTGAGAAATATGAAAGAACTCCAATCTTTAGATTTGTCCTCAAATCAACTGACAGGGGCCATTCCACCT of Daucus carota subsp. sativus chromosome 3, DH1 v3.0, whole genome shotgun sequence contains these proteins:
- the LOC135151595 gene encoding receptor-like protein 34 yields the protein MSKNLYQSNTASMQHINKSGQYGIAFITHLRRNMAHFLKPSHLLLFVFSLSLLQSILPTRPEGEALVKWKNSLAPSSFLDSWSLTNLDDLCNWTGITCNSAGSVSEINLYEKQLDGMLSEFGFTSFPNLNNLTLAYNFFSGPIPPAIENLTQLQYLDLSINSLDGPIPFQVSHLQRLLVLNLSQNALQAPNWSKFSPMPFLCILNLSSNPLASTFPNFISNSHGLTHLSLDQNEFTGDLARESIFANLHNLEVLSLVGSIPNDIRLLCDLEYLYLGNNSFEGPLPPNIFKLSKLKHLILWGNKFSGSVSNDIGLLSELESLYLDSNFFEGPLPPNLFKLSKLKILFLYENNFSGFISKDIGLLFELETLYLDSNFFEGPLPPHVFRLSKLRDLGLSDNRNLFEGSIPIGLGLLTNLRYLRLSSNNLGGYIPSDIGNLKQLELLDLGSNQLTGPLSKIVSNLTNLIYLDVSYNSLSGNIQSDWWKNSVSLRYIDFENNYLSGNIPKEYNDHPTLEYINLGGNHFTGELPTTICNATSLSVLVLSNNGLSGALPKCFGNLADGLLYINLANNQFRGTIPTTFSRSCRLTYLNMDNNEFEGLLPPSLANCKHLKILDIGNNKIGGTFPSWLYALGELEVLVLRSNKLYGTISGRSIEDPFPKLRIVDLSHNQLTGYLPIQYFKNMKSTDDLYSFRNSTGTASISYEASVSLTVKGTEYEVANNLHIYTAIDLSCNKFQGQIPKVTGELKWLALLNLSHNSLTGPIPSLLRNMKELQSLDLSSNQLTGAIPPQLTALTFLEVLNFSGNHLSGEIPQKGQFSTFNNDSYLGNSALCGSPLTKKCVNTVSPPQEVENGDEDDAGDELTWEAIVMGYGCGLICGLSSAYIVLKLGRPWWLPTQYLLASRALCETISFSGEYPNHSAGSTFSSPQEHHSAGELPTTICNVTSLSVLVLSNNKLSGALPNCFGNLADGLLYINLANNQFQGTIPTTFSRSCPLTYLNMDNNEFEGLMPPSLANCKHLKILDIGNNKIGGTFPSWIYALGELEVLVLRSNKLYGTISGRSIEDPFPKLRIVDLSNNQFTGHLPIQYFKNMKSNDNLYRYLNSTGEIYISYEAAVSLTAKGTEYEVANNLHIYTAIDLSCNKFQGEIPKVTGELR